A portion of the Deinococcus peraridilitoris DSM 19664 genome contains these proteins:
- a CDS encoding acyl-CoA dehydrogenase family protein codes for MAFAREVHGGNGILLDHEVARFLYDTEAIHSYEGTNEINTLVVGRAITGLSAFV; via the coding sequence GTGGCTTTTGCCCGCGAAGTGCATGGTGGCAACGGCATACTGCTCGATCACGAAGTCGCCCGCTTTTTGTATGACACCGAGGCTATCCACAGTTACGAGGGCACCAACGAAATCAATACCCTCGTGGTCGGGCGGGCCATCACCGGCCTGAGCGCCTTCGTCTGA
- a CDS encoding enolase C-terminal domain-like protein yields the protein MTVIEQIEAIPYRLPLLGMLAWGKHSRLDAAEHVLVRVHVRGGAVGEAEAPPRPTIYGETVASIQAILGHLKEALIGLDIRDEEAIASVLGSVANNHTARGALDMACWDARAQVSGTTLFDRLLGPQRRLRVSYILGISDRQVMLDEARRVVEAGVRVLKVKVGRDHHKDLAVIGALAHEFEGAGVDLYADSNETLTPKLAREALRAMREAGLLYVEEPLPVRSLRARASLKKFGELPVIADDSCFSLPDLERELDFDTFDILNIKTARTGFTESLRMLALARRHGKGVMVGSQASTSLGTVHAALMSSQQGVTHPCELSFFLKLPEDIVGEHIVLHEGELWVDELRTIRVDAQRLHRWKI from the coding sequence GTGACCGTCATCGAGCAGATCGAGGCGATTCCTTACCGCCTGCCGCTGCTTGGCATGCTGGCCTGGGGAAAGCACAGCCGTCTGGACGCCGCCGAGCACGTACTGGTACGCGTGCACGTGCGCGGTGGTGCGGTGGGTGAAGCTGAGGCGCCCCCCAGACCGACCATTTACGGAGAAACGGTTGCGAGCATTCAGGCGATACTGGGACACCTGAAAGAAGCTTTGATCGGCCTGGACATCCGCGATGAGGAGGCCATCGCCAGCGTGCTGGGCAGCGTGGCCAACAACCACACGGCGCGCGGCGCCCTCGACATGGCCTGCTGGGACGCGCGGGCACAGGTAAGCGGCACGACCCTGTTCGACCGGCTGCTGGGCCCTCAGCGGCGGCTGCGCGTGTCCTACATTCTCGGCATCAGCGACCGGCAGGTCATGCTGGACGAAGCGCGCCGTGTCGTCGAGGCGGGCGTGCGCGTCCTGAAAGTCAAGGTTGGTCGTGATCACCACAAGGACCTGGCGGTCATCGGCGCACTGGCGCACGAGTTTGAGGGAGCCGGAGTTGATCTTTACGCCGACAGCAACGAAACCCTCACTCCCAAACTGGCCCGGGAAGCGTTGCGTGCCATGCGGGAGGCAGGCCTGCTGTACGTCGAGGAGCCGCTGCCGGTACGCTCGCTCCGTGCCCGCGCGTCGTTAAAGAAGTTCGGCGAGTTGCCGGTGATCGCGGACGACTCCTGCTTTTCACTGCCCGATCTGGAACGGGAGCTGGACTTTGATACCTTCGATATCCTGAACATCAAGACGGCGCGAACAGGTTTCACCGAGAGCCTGCGTATGCTGGCGCTCGCGCGTCGTCATGGCAAGGGCGTGATGGTCGGCTCACAGGCCTCGACGTCGCTGGGAACAGTGCATGCGGCGCTGATGTCTAGTCAGCAAGGTGTGACCCATCCGTGCGAGCTGAGCTTTTTTTTGAAGCTCCCAGAGGACATCGTGGGCGAGCATATCGTGCTGCACGAAGGAGAGCTTTGGGTTGACGAGTTGCGGACAATCCGGGTGGATGCGCAGCGCCTTCATCGATGGAAAATATGA
- a CDS encoding DUF4259 domain-containing protein, with amino-acid sequence MGRADGVWGVQPFENDDAQTFLAEVLEDGPVAIEEAIDVALDAEDDLQAPEGARAVAALALLGAILTGNGEGLPADLRAWVTQFPPETLESLRAPALTVLELVDGETSELRERWQDAEGYLAWQSSLNTLRARLTDR; translated from the coding sequence ATGGGCCGCGCGGATGGCGTGTGGGGCGTACAACCGTTCGAAAACGACGATGCCCAGACCTTTTTGGCCGAAGTGCTGGAAGACGGCCCTGTGGCCATCGAAGAGGCCATTGACGTCGCGCTGGACGCCGAGGACGATCTGCAGGCGCCGGAAGGCGCACGCGCGGTCGCGGCCCTGGCCCTGCTGGGGGCTATCCTGACCGGGAACGGCGAAGGCTTGCCGGCCGATCTGCGCGCCTGGGTCACGCAGTTTCCGCCCGAGACGCTAGAATCCCTGCGCGCGCCCGCACTGACGGTGCTCGAGCTGGTCGATGGCGAAACTTCGGAGTTGCGAGAGCGCTGGCAGGACGCCGAGGGCTACCTCGCCTGGCAATCCAGCCTGAATACCCTGCGTGCGCGCCTGACCGATCGGTGA
- a CDS encoding DNA repair protein RecN, giving the protein MPRCGPPYTDRVPRLHRLEIQRLATIERLDLDLGNGFNVFTGETGAGKSIIVDALGLLLGTRGGSDLVRSGAEDLLVSGFWSEDVASRRVTAAGRSTARLQGEVVSLRELGEWTTERLTIHWQHSAQSLLSPAHQRAMLDRTLKGSEMSTYQAAYGAWRSAQERLEQLRLSERERARQIDLLEYQLNEIETVSPVVGEEEPLEAQLTRLSNLEAIAQGAAGAIELLSDAEVNAQGLVAEAIRSLGAAAKYDANLAALQDELRTAYEALKAVSLELTSVAEDNAPDPEDVARIETRITQLSKLRAKYGPSLKDVLNYGAEIADQLTALRRDEHDASSLEGEVNRLAREVKTCGETLGRARAAVAPKLARNLQSVVRELGMPHARLEFALSELAEPAPYGLENVELRFSANPGESLGHLADVASGGELSRVMLAVSTVLGADTPSVVFDEVDAGVGGAAANAVAAQLAQLALERQVLVVTHLAQIAARADHHYKVEKYLEGGRTLTRVRALNADEREAEIARMLSGTDSAAAREHARELLGALS; this is encoded by the coding sequence ATGCCGCGCTGTGGGCCGCCCTATACTGATCGCGTGCCCCGCCTACACCGACTTGAAATCCAGCGCCTGGCCACCATCGAGCGACTCGACCTGGACCTGGGAAACGGCTTCAACGTCTTCACCGGCGAAACAGGGGCGGGGAAAAGTATCATTGTAGACGCGCTGGGTCTGTTGCTGGGCACGCGGGGAGGAAGCGACCTCGTGCGCAGTGGCGCCGAGGATCTGCTGGTCAGTGGATTCTGGAGCGAGGATGTAGCTTCGCGCCGCGTCACTGCCGCGGGGCGCTCGACGGCTCGCCTTCAAGGTGAGGTGGTCAGCCTGCGGGAGCTGGGAGAGTGGACGACCGAGCGCCTCACCATTCACTGGCAGCACTCGGCCCAGAGCCTGCTGTCCCCGGCGCATCAGCGCGCCATGCTGGACCGCACGCTCAAGGGCAGTGAGATGAGCACCTACCAGGCGGCTTACGGCGCCTGGAGATCAGCGCAAGAGCGCCTGGAGCAGCTGCGGCTGAGCGAACGTGAGCGCGCACGGCAGATCGACCTGCTCGAATACCAGCTCAACGAGATCGAGACAGTCTCGCCGGTCGTGGGTGAAGAAGAGCCGCTGGAGGCGCAGCTGACCCGACTGTCGAATTTGGAAGCCATCGCGCAAGGCGCGGCGGGCGCCATCGAGCTGCTTTCCGACGCCGAAGTCAACGCCCAGGGGCTGGTCGCGGAAGCCATACGCAGCCTGGGGGCAGCGGCCAAGTATGACGCCAATCTCGCTGCACTGCAAGATGAGCTTCGCACGGCCTACGAAGCCCTCAAGGCGGTCTCGCTGGAACTCACTTCCGTGGCCGAGGACAACGCCCCCGATCCCGAGGACGTGGCACGCATCGAGACACGCATCACGCAGCTGTCCAAGTTGCGGGCCAAATACGGTCCCTCGCTGAAGGACGTGCTCAACTACGGCGCCGAAATTGCCGATCAGCTGACAGCACTGCGGCGTGACGAGCACGACGCCAGCAGCCTGGAAGGTGAAGTCAACCGCCTGGCCCGCGAGGTAAAGACCTGTGGCGAGACGCTGGGCCGGGCCCGCGCCGCCGTCGCCCCGAAACTCGCGCGAAATCTGCAAAGCGTCGTGCGTGAACTCGGTATGCCCCACGCCCGCCTGGAATTCGCCCTGAGTGAACTGGCTGAACCCGCACCCTACGGACTGGAAAACGTCGAACTGCGCTTCAGCGCCAACCCGGGCGAATCTTTGGGACACCTTGCAGATGTGGCGTCCGGTGGGGAGCTGTCGCGTGTGATGCTGGCCGTCAGCACCGTTCTGGGCGCCGACACCCCCAGCGTGGTTTTTGACGAAGTTGACGCGGGCGTTGGTGGAGCGGCGGCCAATGCAGTCGCCGCGCAGCTCGCCCAGCTGGCGCTCGAGCGACAGGTGCTGGTCGTAACCCACCTGGCGCAGATCGCGGCACGCGCCGACCATCATTACAAGGTCGAAAAATACCTCGAAGGTGGGCGCACCCTGACCCGCGTGCGCGCCCTGAACGCCGACGAACGCGAAGCCGAAATTGCCCGCATGCTGAGCGGTACCGACTCTGCGGCGGCCCGTGAGCACGCCCGCGAGTTGCTGGGGGCACTCAGTTGA
- the map gene encoding type I methionyl aminopeptidase, whose protein sequence is MARIVLKNPREIEALRQANHLVAQTFEVLEPHVKPGASLGELDRIAEDFIRAQGAIPAYKGYAPNGVPFPATICASVNEVICHGIPSQRRLREGDIIGVDIGVKLNGFFGDACYTYVVGGVNPQVRKLVDTTRECLAAGLAVIKPGARTGDIGHAIQTLAESRGFSVVREYTGHGIGQRLHEEPTIYHWGKPGSGLRLVEGMVFTVEPMINLGRPETRLLGDDWTVVTADGKPSAQFEHTIAVTAQGVDILSL, encoded by the coding sequence ATGGCCCGCATCGTCCTGAAAAACCCACGTGAGATCGAGGCGCTTCGGCAAGCCAACCATCTCGTCGCGCAGACCTTCGAGGTGCTCGAACCTCACGTCAAACCCGGTGCCAGCCTGGGAGAGCTCGACCGCATTGCCGAAGACTTCATTCGCGCGCAAGGCGCCATTCCGGCTTACAAGGGCTACGCGCCCAATGGCGTGCCCTTCCCGGCAACCATCTGCGCCTCGGTGAACGAGGTGATCTGCCACGGCATTCCTTCGCAGCGCCGTCTGCGTGAGGGCGACATCATCGGCGTGGATATCGGTGTGAAGCTGAACGGCTTTTTCGGCGACGCGTGTTACACCTACGTGGTAGGAGGCGTGAATCCGCAGGTCCGTAAACTGGTGGACACCACCCGCGAATGTCTGGCAGCCGGGCTCGCCGTCATCAAGCCCGGCGCGCGCACCGGTGATATCGGTCACGCCATTCAGACGCTGGCCGAGTCGCGCGGTTTCAGCGTGGTCCGCGAGTATACCGGTCACGGCATCGGGCAGCGCCTGCACGAAGAACCCACCATTTACCACTGGGGCAAGCCTGGGAGCGGTCTCAGGCTGGTCGAGGGCATGGTGTTCACGGTGGAGCCGATGATCAATCTCGGGCGGCCCGAGACGCGCCTGCTGGGCGACGACTGGACCGTCGTGACCGCCGACGGCAAGCCCAGCGCCCAGTTCGAGCACACCATCGCCGTGACCGCGCAGGGTGTCGATATCCTGAGCCTGTAA
- the ispG gene encoding flavodoxin-dependent (E)-4-hydroxy-3-methylbut-2-enyl-diphosphate synthase, with the protein MIQRRQTVTTWVGRVPVGSAHPVVVQSMTNTDTANAEATAIQIAQLARAGSEIVRVTVNNKAAASALPEIVQRLHDVGVDVPVVGDFHYNGHILLREHPEAARLLAKYRINPGNVGAGQQHDRNFATMIEVAKEYGKPVRIGVNWGSLDQGVLARMMDENARLPHPRSGTDVMIDAMIVSALESARFAEELGLGHDQIIISAKVSSAPELWQVYRLLAAQCDYPLHLGLTEAGMGMKGMVASSAALAPLLLEGIGDTIRVSLTPEPGASRKLEVEVAQQILQSMGIRQFLPQVTACPGCGRTTSSFFQELAQQIQGYIALRMPEWKSAHPGVEAMQVAVMGCIVNGPGESKHANIGISLPGTGEDPRAPVYQDGALLTTLRGPTIVQDFQALLEAYVEKTYSERVPG; encoded by the coding sequence ATGATTCAGCGCCGCCAAACCGTCACAACCTGGGTGGGCCGGGTTCCTGTCGGGTCCGCCCATCCGGTCGTGGTGCAGTCCATGACCAACACCGACACGGCCAACGCCGAAGCGACGGCCATTCAGATCGCGCAGCTGGCCCGCGCGGGCTCCGAAATCGTGCGTGTCACCGTGAACAACAAGGCTGCGGCCAGCGCCCTGCCCGAAATCGTGCAACGACTGCACGACGTGGGCGTGGACGTGCCCGTCGTGGGCGATTTTCATTACAACGGTCACATCCTGCTGCGCGAGCATCCTGAGGCGGCGCGTCTGCTCGCCAAGTACCGCATCAACCCGGGCAACGTCGGTGCGGGTCAGCAACATGACCGGAACTTCGCCACCATGATCGAGGTCGCCAAGGAGTACGGCAAGCCGGTGCGCATAGGCGTGAACTGGGGCAGCCTCGATCAGGGGGTGCTGGCCCGGATGATGGACGAGAACGCCCGGTTGCCCCATCCCCGCAGTGGTACTGACGTCATGATCGACGCGATGATCGTTTCGGCGCTCGAAAGCGCACGTTTTGCCGAAGAACTCGGTTTGGGGCACGACCAGATCATCATCAGCGCCAAAGTCAGCTCCGCGCCGGAGCTGTGGCAGGTGTACCGGCTGCTGGCCGCCCAGTGCGACTACCCGCTTCACCTCGGGCTCACCGAAGCGGGCATGGGCATGAAGGGTATGGTCGCTTCCAGCGCAGCCCTCGCGCCCCTCTTGCTGGAAGGTATCGGCGATACCATTCGCGTGTCGTTGACGCCCGAACCGGGAGCCTCACGCAAACTCGAAGTCGAGGTGGCCCAGCAGATCCTGCAGTCGATGGGCATCCGGCAGTTCCTCCCGCAAGTCACGGCCTGCCCGGGATGCGGACGCACCACCAGTTCGTTCTTTCAGGAACTGGCTCAGCAGATTCAGGGATACATCGCCCTGCGCATGCCCGAATGGAAAAGTGCGCATCCGGGTGTCGAGGCAATGCAGGTCGCCGTGATGGGATGCATTGTGAACGGCCCCGGCGAGAGCAAGCACGCCAACATCGGCATCAGCCTGCCCGGCACCGGTGAAGATCCCCGTGCGCCGGTCTATCAGGATGGGGCGCTGCTCACGACCCTGCGCGGTCCGACCATCGTGCAGGACTTTCAGGCGCTGCTCGAAGCCTATGTTGAGAAGACTTACAGCGAACGGGTGCCGGGCTGA
- a CDS encoding ATPase produces the protein MSVERMPGMKPWTNGLPETFQPLPGLPLLVLVGVTGVGKSTTLSSLEQLGVRFSVLPNRREVTDAVMIEPLAGSPVSDREERFRLTARYRETHPGGMAQALASLAVDLNHWTSPLLFDGLRGLDEVRYATEHLPLARFVVLGAPDMVRVRRLLGRADHFDRVVTTGEEAGGQRLLAQLRALEGVREVFEEDALEQLAALPGEGIDRADVLGKVRIVVSERRHYDPRSAQEWLEHLPPRRALILDTAAFSATDVARRIQEWL, from the coding sequence GTGAGTGTTGAGCGAATGCCAGGCATGAAGCCGTGGACGAATGGATTGCCGGAAACATTCCAGCCGCTGCCGGGCCTGCCGCTGCTGGTACTGGTCGGGGTCACCGGCGTGGGCAAGAGTACCACCTTGAGTTCTCTGGAACAGTTGGGTGTGCGGTTTTCGGTGCTGCCCAACCGCCGCGAGGTGACGGATGCCGTGATGATCGAACCGCTGGCGGGCAGTCCGGTGAGCGACCGTGAGGAGCGCTTTCGCTTGACGGCGAGGTACCGCGAGACGCACCCGGGGGGCATGGCACAGGCACTGGCCTCACTTGCGGTGGACTTGAATCACTGGACGTCCCCGCTGCTGTTTGACGGCTTGCGTGGCCTGGATGAAGTGAGGTACGCCACCGAGCACCTGCCCCTGGCGCGCTTCGTGGTGCTGGGCGCACCCGATATGGTGCGGGTGCGCCGACTGCTGGGGCGCGCGGATCACTTCGATCGGGTAGTCACCACGGGAGAGGAGGCCGGCGGGCAAAGGTTGCTTGCGCAGTTGCGGGCGCTGGAGGGAGTGCGTGAAGTCTTCGAGGAAGACGCGCTCGAGCAGCTGGCTGCGCTGCCCGGTGAGGGAATCGACCGTGCAGACGTGTTGGGGAAGGTCCGGATCGTGGTGAGCGAGCGTCGTCATTACGACCCCCGGTCAGCCCAGGAATGGCTGGAACACTTGCCGCCACGGCGCGCACTGATTCTCGATACGGCGGCTTTTTCCGCTACAGACGTGGCTCGGCGCATTCAGGAGTGGTTGTGA
- a CDS encoding acyl-CoA dehydrogenase family protein produces the protein MEDEVRPLPNEYWSRDTFPRDLIGKFRQLDLIRKICTETGERHPDASVLEGSPPWRWRGWMRPRRSVCAFRSCRTPVRCETSSQGLHGRPLSRDGGFCPRSAWWQRHTARSRSRPLFV, from the coding sequence ATGGAAGACGAGGTACGTCCACTGCCCAACGAGTACTGGAGCCGTGACACTTTTCCACGGGATCTGATCGGCAAGTTCCGGCAACTCGACCTGATTCGCAAGATCTGCACTGAAACCGGCGAACGCCATCCAGATGCCAGTGTGCTTGAGGGTTCGCCACCATGGAGATGGCGCGGGTGGATGCGTCCCAGACGAAGTGTCTGCGCCTTTCGCAGCTGCAGGACGCCGGTGAGATGCGAGACGAGCAGCCAAGGTCTTCACGGCCGCCCGCTATCGCGAGACGGTGGCTTTTGCCCGCGAAGTGCATGGTGGCAACGGCATACTGCTCGATCACGAAGTCGCCCGCTTTTTGTATGA
- a CDS encoding protease complex subunit PrcB family protein: MNKQRSGLFLLSAVLLGACSMNGPNNFEVHEALLYGASTERIGWVYGSLNGVAQSEVKLGEQQLTLRPQVPDPLAINGTLSINGRATLRTPTSNVGRKVTVSRENGMNFIVQANANVEGVYFTDGTAWYKLSSRLQAGSLVRVSAQEQRGLRGAGKLTEAEADALANALQGQGQLAVAVIPEAEVPDAPLKAQPEPKNTLRTALFLQSQVNTATTAAPAPAPGVAAPVTSVPAPRVPAPVTPAPATPPASGTASGSTLSGGQLNIRELGRGAYSAYEQQQASVRLARSPSELGSLWSTANGNVSPPPAVPSVTFASNSVVAFFLGQRPTGGYGVRVLSTRANGTTLMVTVEVTSPGEGAITTQALTSPWVAFQVPGTFQRVVVQDPQGRTLAQTN; the protein is encoded by the coding sequence ATGAACAAGCAACGCAGCGGCCTTTTCCTGCTGAGTGCCGTCCTCCTCGGCGCTTGCAGCATGAACGGCCCCAACAATTTCGAGGTCCACGAGGCCCTGCTTTACGGTGCCTCTACCGAGCGGATCGGCTGGGTCTACGGCAGTCTGAACGGTGTTGCGCAAAGTGAAGTCAAACTCGGCGAGCAGCAGCTGACCCTTCGCCCGCAGGTACCCGACCCACTCGCCATCAACGGCACCCTCAGCATCAACGGCCGCGCGACACTGCGCACACCGACGAGCAATGTCGGCCGCAAGGTGACCGTCAGCCGCGAGAACGGGATGAACTTCATCGTCCAGGCCAACGCCAACGTGGAGGGCGTATACTTCACGGACGGCACGGCGTGGTACAAGCTGTCCTCGCGTCTGCAGGCCGGAAGCCTGGTGCGCGTCAGCGCTCAGGAGCAGCGTGGCCTGCGAGGCGCCGGCAAACTCACTGAAGCCGAAGCCGACGCTCTGGCGAACGCGCTGCAAGGCCAGGGCCAGCTGGCCGTCGCAGTCATTCCCGAAGCCGAGGTGCCCGACGCGCCCCTCAAAGCTCAGCCCGAACCGAAAAATACCCTGCGCACGGCGCTGTTCTTGCAAAGTCAGGTCAACACGGCAACGACTGCCGCGCCCGCTCCGGCTCCAGGTGTGGCAGCGCCAGTCACATCGGTGCCCGCGCCGCGCGTGCCAGCACCGGTCACGCCCGCTCCGGCTACTCCACCCGCCTCGGGTACAGCCTCGGGCAGCACTCTTTCGGGAGGTCAATTGAACATCCGCGAGCTCGGCCGGGGTGCCTACAGCGCCTACGAACAACAGCAGGCCAGCGTGAGACTCGCGCGTTCACCTTCAGAGTTGGGCAGCCTCTGGAGTACCGCGAACGGCAACGTGTCGCCCCCCCCGGCCGTTCCCTCGGTCACCTTTGCCAGCAACTCGGTGGTGGCGTTTTTCCTCGGTCAGCGCCCCACGGGCGGCTACGGCGTGCGTGTGCTCTCCACTCGCGCGAACGGAACGACGCTCATGGTCACTGTCGAGGTCACGTCGCCGGGCGAGGGGGCCATCACGACCCAGGCCCTCACCAGCCCGTGGGTGGCCTTTCAGGTACCGGGTACGTTCCAGCGCGTCGTGGTGCAAGACCCTCAGGGCCGCACGCTGGCACAGACGAACTGA
- the acnA gene encoding aconitate hydratase AcnA yields MAQNLFGAREVLMERADGKLYFYRLNKLNELGFNVDQLPFSIKVLLESVLREANNYDVTEDDVRNLAQWGTEGVDMNAEVPFKTARVILQDFTGVPAVVDLAAMRTAMVKLGGDPKKINPLIPVDLVIDHSVQVDEFGTEFALANNMAIEFERNRERYEFLRWGQQAFDNFGVVPPASGIVHQVNLEYLAKGVMTRPEDDGYVAYPDSLVGTDSHTTMINGLGIVGWGVGGIEAEAVMLGQPIYMLVPEVVGFKVTGTLPEGATATDLALRVTEILRANNVVGKFVEFYGPGLSNMTLPDRATIANMAPEYGATMGFFPVDDESLRYLRRTGRLETEIELVERYTKAQGLFRTDETPDPVFSSTIELDLSTVVPSLAGPKRPQDRVSLSDMKRVFKDALVAPVKNRGFELTEDELKSTGMVVNERGESEIGHGAVVLASITSCTNTSNPSVLIAAGLVAKKAVERGLQSKPHVKTSLAPGSRVVTEYLTEAGLQPYLDQIGFQTVGYGCMTCIGNSGPLPEEVVKPIVEANLVAASVLSGNRNFEGRINPYIKANYLASPPLVVVYALAGRVDMDLASEPLGVGSDGSPVYLRDIWPTNAEIQEIMDRAINAEMFKRVYDGIEQSNAAWNEIPVSGGELYEWNEDSTYIQNPPFFDNLGGEIQPITSIEGARVLVKVGDSVTTDHISPAGSFGANTPAGKFLLERGVQQRDFNSYGSRRGNDRIMTRGTFANIRLKNQLAPGTEGGFTTNYLSGEVTTIFEASEQYKAAGIPLVIIAGKDYGMGSSRDWAAKGTFLLGVKAVIAESFERIHRSNLVGMGVLPLQFAAGENADTLGLKGDETYVIELPENLKPRQNVTVRVTDSEGNARELTVKCRIDAPVEIDYYRNGGILQTVLMQLHKNERKVQA; encoded by the coding sequence ATGGCACAGAACCTGTTTGGTGCGCGTGAAGTCCTGATGGAGCGCGCGGATGGCAAGCTGTACTTCTACCGCCTGAACAAGCTCAACGAGCTCGGTTTCAACGTCGACCAGTTGCCGTTCAGCATCAAGGTGCTGCTGGAAAGCGTACTGCGCGAAGCCAACAACTACGACGTCACGGAAGATGACGTTCGCAATCTGGCGCAGTGGGGAACCGAGGGCGTCGACATGAACGCCGAGGTACCCTTCAAAACCGCCCGGGTGATTCTGCAGGATTTTACGGGCGTACCCGCCGTGGTCGATCTGGCAGCCATGCGCACCGCGATGGTAAAGCTGGGAGGCGACCCGAAGAAGATCAATCCATTGATTCCAGTGGATCTGGTCATCGACCACAGCGTCCAGGTCGACGAGTTCGGCACCGAGTTCGCGCTGGCGAACAACATGGCCATCGAATTCGAACGTAACCGCGAGCGCTACGAGTTTCTGCGCTGGGGACAGCAGGCCTTTGACAACTTCGGCGTGGTCCCTCCCGCGAGCGGCATCGTTCACCAGGTGAACCTGGAGTACCTTGCCAAGGGCGTCATGACCCGCCCGGAGGACGACGGTTACGTCGCCTACCCCGATTCGCTGGTCGGCACCGACAGCCACACCACCATGATCAATGGCCTGGGCATCGTGGGCTGGGGGGTGGGCGGCATCGAAGCCGAGGCGGTGATGCTTGGCCAGCCGATCTACATGCTGGTGCCCGAAGTCGTGGGCTTCAAGGTGACCGGCACGCTGCCCGAAGGAGCCACCGCCACCGACCTGGCGCTGCGCGTCACCGAGATTCTGCGTGCCAACAACGTGGTAGGCAAGTTCGTGGAATTCTACGGACCGGGCCTGTCCAACATGACCCTGCCCGACCGTGCCACCATTGCCAACATGGCGCCCGAGTACGGCGCGACGATGGGCTTCTTTCCCGTGGACGACGAGAGCCTGCGTTACCTGCGCCGGACCGGTCGCCTTGAGACCGAAATCGAACTTGTTGAGCGCTACACCAAGGCCCAGGGCTTGTTCCGCACCGACGAGACTCCTGACCCGGTCTTCTCCAGCACCATCGAACTCGACCTCAGCACCGTCGTACCCAGTCTTGCCGGGCCCAAACGTCCCCAGGACCGCGTCAGCCTCTCCGACATGAAACGGGTGTTCAAGGACGCGCTGGTCGCGCCGGTCAAGAACCGTGGTTTCGAGCTGACAGAGGACGAACTGAAATCGACCGGTATGGTGGTGAACGAACGAGGTGAAAGCGAGATTGGGCACGGCGCGGTGGTGCTGGCCTCGATCACCTCGTGCACCAACACCAGCAATCCCAGCGTGCTGATCGCCGCGGGCCTGGTGGCCAAGAAGGCCGTGGAGCGTGGTCTGCAGAGCAAGCCTCACGTCAAGACCAGCCTGGCACCCGGTTCGCGCGTCGTGACAGAGTACCTCACCGAGGCGGGCCTCCAGCCGTATCTCGATCAGATCGGCTTTCAGACGGTCGGGTACGGCTGTATGACCTGTATCGGCAACTCCGGTCCGCTGCCCGAAGAAGTCGTCAAGCCCATCGTGGAGGCCAATCTGGTGGCGGCGTCGGTGCTGTCGGGCAACCGCAACTTCGAAGGGCGCATCAATCCCTACATCAAGGCCAATTACCTGGCCTCGCCGCCGCTGGTGGTGGTCTACGCCCTGGCAGGACGCGTGGACATGGACCTCGCCTCCGAGCCGCTCGGAGTCGGCAGCGACGGCAGTCCGGTGTACCTGCGTGACATCTGGCCCACCAACGCCGAGATTCAGGAGATCATGGACCGCGCCATCAACGCCGAAATGTTCAAACGGGTCTACGATGGAATCGAACAGAGCAACGCAGCCTGGAACGAGATTCCGGTCTCCGGCGGTGAGCTCTACGAGTGGAACGAGGACAGCACCTACATCCAGAACCCGCCGTTCTTCGATAATCTGGGCGGTGAGATTCAGCCGATCACGAGCATCGAGGGGGCCCGAGTGCTGGTGAAGGTGGGGGACAGTGTCACCACCGACCACATCTCCCCTGCCGGCAGTTTCGGTGCCAATACCCCCGCCGGAAAGTTCCTGCTCGAACGTGGCGTGCAACAGCGCGATTTCAACAGCTACGGGTCACGTCGCGGCAACGACCGCATCATGACGCGAGGCACCTTTGCCAACATCCGTCTCAAGAACCAGCTGGCGCCGGGCACCGAGGGGGGCTTTACCACCAACTACCTGAGCGGTGAAGTCACCACCATTTTCGAAGCCAGCGAGCAGTACAAGGCCGCCGGGATCCCCCTGGTGATCATCGCGGGTAAGGATTATGGCATGGGATCTAGCCGTGACTGGGCTGCCAAAGGTACCTTCCTGCTGGGGGTCAAGGCCGTGATCGCCGAGAGCTTCGAGCGCATTCACCGCAGCAACTTGGTCGGCATGGGCGTCTTGCCGCTGCAATTCGCGGCAGGTGAGAATGCGGACACCCTGGGGCTCAAGGGTGACGAGACGTACGTCATTGAGCTGCCCGAAAACCTCAAGCCCCGCCAGAACGTCACGGTCCGTGTGACGGACAGCGAAGGCAACGCGCGCGAGCTGACGGTGAAGTGCCGCATCGACGCTCCCGTTGAGATCGATTACTACCGCAACGGTGGCATCCTGCAGACGGTGCTGATGCAGCTGCACAAAAACGAGCGCAAAGTCCAGGCCTGA